The nucleotide sequence AGTAGCTTCAGCAGCACCCCACTTACTGAAAATCTGAAGCAAAGCATAGCTAAGATGAACTGACGAGACGGAGCACAACGAAGCAAGAAGCGAAGAAATCAATCACCATGGAGGCATGGCTCCTGCTCCCTGtcgccctcctcctccccctcctcatcgtCCTGCTCGCGCAGCGCGTCGCGGCCGGGGCGGGTAAAGCCAAGAACGGCAGCCACATCCCGCCTGGCCCGCTCGCCTTGCCGTTGCTCGGCAGCCTACTGTGGCTGAGGCACTCCTCAGCCGACGTGGAGCCCCTACTCCGGCGCCTCATGGTGCGGTATGGCCCCGTCGTGTCCCTGCGCGTCGGCTCCCGTCTCTCCATCTTCGTGGCCGACCGGCGAGTGGCCCACGCCGCCCTGGTTGAGCGCGGCGCCGCTCTGGCTGACCGCCCGGCGGTCACGCGCGGCCTCTTCGGCGAGACCGGCAACACAGTCGCGCGCGCCAGCTACGGGCCcgcgtggcgcctcctgaggcgcaACCTCGTCTCAGAGACGCTGCACCCGACGCGTGTCCGCCTCTTCGCGCCTGCGCGCGCCTGGGTGCGCCGCGTGCTCGCGGACAAGCTGCTGCGGGAGTCCGGCCCCGGCGTGGAGGCGGCGACCCGCGGGGTCCTGGTCATGGAGGCGTTCCGGTACGCCATGTTCTGCCTCCTCGTGCTCATGTGCTTCGGCGAGAGGCTCGACGAGGCTTCGGTGCGGGCGGTCGGCGCCGCGCAGCGCGACTGGCTCTTGTACGTCGCGCGCAAGACGAGTGTCTTCGCCTTCTGGCCGGCTGTCACCAAGCACCTTTTTCGCGGCCGTCTCAAGATGGGCCTCGCCCTGCGGCGGCGGCAGAAGGAGCTCTTCCTGCCGCTGATTGACGCGCGGTGGGAGCGCAAGAAACAGATCAACCGAGGCGCCGGCGTGGTGTTGCCGATGGCGGAGACCACGTTCGAGCACTCGTACGTGGACACCCTGCTCGACATCAAGCTCCCTGAAGAAGAGGCTGGCCGCGCGCTCACGGACGACGAGATGGTCATACTCTGTTCCGAGTTCCTTATCGCCGGAACCGACACCACCGCCACCGGGCTGCAATGGATCATGGCTGAGCTCGTCAAGAACCCGGCCATCCAGGAGAAGCTCTATGACGAGATCAGGACCACAACTGGTGGCGACCAGGCAGAGGTCTCCGAGGAGGACATCCACAAGATGCCTTACCTCAAAGCCGTCGTCCTTGAGGGACTGCGCAGGCACCCACCGGCGCACTTCGTGCTGCCGCACAAGGCGATGGAGGACATGGAGATTGACGGGTACCTGATCCCGAAGGGCGCCACTGTGAACTTCATGGTGGCCGAGATGGGCAGGGACGAGCGGGAGTGGGAGAAGCCGATGGAATTCGTGCCAGAGCGATTCTTGCCGGGCGGCGATGGCGAGGGGGTGGATGTGGCCGGCAGCAGGGAGATCAGGATGATGCCATTCGGCGTCGGGAGGAGGATCTGCGCCGGGCTCGGCGTCGCCATGCTTCACCTTGAGTACTTCGTGGCCAATTTGGTCAATGAGTTCGAGTGGCGTGAGGTTCCAGGCGACGAGGTGGACTTCGCCGAGAAGCCGGAGTTCACCGTCGTCATGGCCAACCCGCTGTGCGCGAGGTTGGTGCCCAGAAGCAGGAGCTGACGGTGCTTTAGACAATCACACTACTTGCTGAACCTGCTTGCCTGAACTGAATGTTCACATGTGTATATCTCAGTGGCTGATGTCTCATGGAATCTCATCTGATCATTTTGAGCTTCAGTTAACAGAGCAAATACCGTTCTCATCTTTATTTTAAATTAGAGTCACACCAAGGATATAAATCTaggattttttgtttgtttttgccACTCTGGCTTTTTGTCTATTTTCCTGATGCTACTCtaaaatttgacatttcacttttgtcaCTTTTTCGCTTTTGACAATGTATCTCAATTatcattccgtggcaaaagcaaagaTGTCATATTAATCACCAATGAGCAATTTGTTTCTTTTGCCATGAAATTGCGATGTGTTGTCAAAAACTTTACAAAAGTGAATGTCAAGAattagagtggcataaggaaaatggCAAAAGCTTGAGTGGCAAAAATAAAATTATCTCATAAATCTACTATAGTTCGGTGATTACAAACGAAGCATATTTTTATGGATCATAATGTGTTGAGTTTTTATCTGAAACCATAATGAGGTCAGGAGTTTCTTTTTATGGGAATGAGGTTTTCTTTTTTGCATCTCAACACACTTCCATTAACTTAATAGGGGGGTTACACCCGTTTTGCCAGTAACTAGTAGTGATCTAAAAAAACTTATATCactttatagagggagtagaaaGGAAGTTTGGCAGctagaaaaaaagaagaagtttGGCAGCTAGAAAAAAAGGAAGTTTGAAATAAATATAATCCGGAGACATCGTCTCCTGCAGCTACTTGCCCGTCCAGCACAAAGATGTACTACCTTTTTTTTGCAAGTGAAAGATGTACTGCCTCATTAGCTTTCTCTTCCAACATGAACACTACTATATGTCAAATATTCGTTTCTCAAGAAAACTAGTTGCCAAACTTACTACTATCATTAGAAATTTTTGGTGGACAAGAATAAAAGAAGACCCATCCAAGATAGCTCTTTGTCTCAGGGCATGGAAGGACATGTGCACCCCAAAAGTAGAAGGGGTATTGGAGTCAAGAACATTCAAGCAGTTAACATAGGCCTAACCCTGTTAGCGGCTTGGAGAATTGCGGATGAACCACAAAGCTTCTTGTCACATGTACTTAAATATAAATATTTTCCCGTGACTTCTATTTGGAGAGCAAAAAGCaacattccaaaaataagtttttgGGCTTCAATTATTAAGGCAAGACACATTCTTCAAGCAAATTCAATCTATCAAATTCTTGATGGCAATTCCTCCATTTGGAGCACTCCTTGGTTTCCTCATTGGCAATCTATTTACGAGCATTTGCAAATACAATCGGGGCATTCTGTCTATCCTTCTCAGATCGAGGATTTGTGGAACCAAAATTAGAAAAACATGGAATGCTAGACTTATTTACAATCTTTTTGATCATGAGGTAGCTAGTAGCATCATGCAGGTACTGATTATTCAACAAGAGGGAACTAATCTCCTCTGCTAGAGATTGCACCCTTCAGGTAAATGCACGTCAAAATCAGCTATTAAAGCATGTCTTCAAGACTTGCAACAGTAGGGATCTACATTGCCTAGACAGGTACCTCAAGAGATTAAACAACTGCTCAAGTAGGTTTGGAAAGAGAAGACTATGGTTCCAAGGGTACTGCCTTTTGCTTAGGGGCTCTTGAGGAAAGCACTTCCAACAGGTATGAGAGCAGGGAAATATTCCAAGCTTATTAAGAAAAGTTGCATTAGATGCGATCAGGATGAAGATGACATGCATCTTTTCTTTACTTGCCCCCTTTGCTAGAGCATCTTGGGTAGCTCATGCTTGgtttattgaatatgaaattctttCTAACAACTATGCTAGTATTGCAGAAATTATCAATGCTCTTCTTAACTCAGGGCATCCACATGCCTCTCTCATTAATATAATGACTTTTCTTTGGTGCATATGGAAAGCGAGGAATGATACTATTTTCGATAGGAAAGAGACCAAGCTTATACATGTATTCCAAATTATGCAGGCCATTCTAAATAATCAGGAGCTAACACTTCAATCACAATAAGAAGGGTAGGGTCTTAGTCAAGATGAGCATAAAGCTCACAACAACAGGATATAATGCAAGCTACTACCCCAAATTGCAAAGTCTTTATAGACGCGGCATGGAAACCTGATATACAAAACACCACACGCTAGGAACTTTCATAGAAATGACTAGTAAACATCAAGTGGTCAACATCAATATTGGTTTATCCGAGGAGCAAATCGTGTTGCCTCTCCAAGTAGAAGCTAAGACACTTCAGGTAGCTGCCCAAGTGATCACTACAATCACAAAGGAGACATCGTCTTATTCACGAACAATCAGGTTTTGGCCCAGGCCGCACAAGCAAGAGATATCCTTAAATGCCCTGGTCAGTGGGAGATTATAAGCCAATTGGCAAATCTGTTTAGCTCTACTAGTAAGGCTCAGATAACCGTTAGACACATTCCCAGGGAGCTTAATAGCAGGGATCACAACAATGAGGCTAGAGCATACTCTTTAGAATCCAATACTAGTCCTACAATGGTTTTAATAGCAGATCCCACTCAATTgatcactgtcatatgcttttAAAGCTAGGCAATCTGAACATCAGACATTGTAAAaccatgtgtgacttgttcttcaGATTAATGGATAGGCGCCTAAGGCGCCATCTCTTTCTCCACAAAAACACCTCTCTAAAAAAACACCGACCCACCGAAATCTTAAATTTTTGAAGAATGCTTGCTAGttccgatctaccttctcctctttGCTTTCATAGGTCAATTACACCTTGAGCGTCAGTTTCAATAAGCACATGTCGTAGTCTCATATCACATGCTAATCGCACGCCATCCTATACCACATAGGCTTCCATGGTAGAGCATTTGGTGCATGCGCAAGTCAAAGAGTCCGAGCCCGAATCAAAGCTCCGTCATTTCTATGAACAGTAGCACCTGTAGCACCCTGATGGCCAGCCACTACAAAACTTGTTTGAGATCTATGAATTTCTTTGAGATCTTTAGTTTTCTTTGCTGCATTATTCTCTTCAGTATATCCTCTCCAATCTATTAGTCTTTCTTTTGACAAATTTGATATTTGATCTCCAAGAGGGACATGTGTATGATAGTTagtgttagggcatatttctccctaagtggttttggtgattgatgacaatgcatttgcggactaatcgtgtgcattgagcatttcagataatttatcatatggcacaagacgattcgtgCCCCTCGGAGCTATTACGAAGACGGTGTTTTTCTTATGTTccatttttggtggatttgagtcgtagaatcattgtactattaagagggggtccgcttcggaatgGTTTGGGTGAAATCAACACGTACATAGTCTATTTGCACCCTCCTTCTTTCCCGGAAATTGAGCTTGTCCTTCCTCTATGCATGGGCTTTCCAAAGTCacttaagcggtagtaccgctctgctcagcagtagtaccgcttaagCGGTAGTGCCATAGTTCAGTGCTTCCAACACTTCCGCTTGTTTTTTGTGTTCTATAAATGGGTGGTAGTTGAGCGGTAGCTcaacgtggtagtaccgctctagcgGTACCGCGGCCCTGACTACCACCCCACGACCGCAGATTTACTGGGCCTCTAACAGCTAAGCGGAAGTACTGCTCATGCGGAGCGCTAGCACCGCTCCGATAGAACTACCACTGTTCCACTACCACACGAAGTACCGCTTATATTTTGCTCTCTGGACTACTATGTCCCTCAAGCGGAAGTAGAGCGGCAgttcccagcggtagtaccgcgctacgCGACACTACCGCCCTGCCTTTATCTACTATCACTGGTTCCGATTGTTGCTCAACACTAGGCGGAAGTACCGTtggtgggtgcggtagtaccgctctggcggcACTACCGCCTCCCTAGCCTACTCAGTTGAATGCAACGCCTGGATCTTCCGTGTCACAAGCTCCATTATAAAATTTAGTCATCTTCttcaagttgacttacctcttcctcccccaagctccattattgctcacGAACTCATTTTCGCCCGAActatctccctagccaatcaaacttgttgattctttagggattggttgagaaggcctagatctacacttccaccaagagaaatttaattacccccactaatcccttgcggatcttgttactcatgggtgtttgggcaccctagatggttgaggtcacctcggagccacattccattgtggtaaAGCTTCGTggggtgttgggagcctccaattcagttttggagagagccccaaccttgtttgtaaagttccggttgccgccttcaagggcaccactagtggaatcacgacatcatgcattgtgcgagggcgtgaggagaatacggtggccctagtggtttcttggggagcattgtgcctccacatcactccaacggagacgtacttcccctcaaagagaaggaactttggtaacacatcctcttctccaccgactccacttgtggttatctcttacctttactttgtgcaagctttacttgtgtagtttatcttgcttgcttgtgttgttgttgtggcttgcatcatataggttgttcacctagttgcatatctagacaacctgtttgttgctaaacctaatttgctaagaaaaattaaaaattggtagttgcctctTCACCCCCTGTAGTCAACCATGGTATtagggcctcgtctctttattaagggtttcaccacccgaagagtatggttggTGGCGGGGATAGGGATGAGGAAGTACTCGAGGCCGTGGAGTTGAACTCGATCACCCATGATGACTTAAATGAAGCTATGGCTTCACTTAAGACGTCTATGATGGCCGAGGTCAAGTCCATGCTTAAAGAACTACTTGAGGGGTTGAAATCTTCTCCCGATCCGTTGCTTGTGGTTAATCTCACCGCATCGATGGCCAAGGCCAACTCCGCTAGGGAAGAGGCTAAAGATACTCACACCTCTTCCCCTCATGGTAATAATGGTACGGGAACTTATGCCTCGGTTCCCCCTCCCCGGGTCTATGGAGGATCTGTTCCTACACCACATATTAACAaccttggtcctcctcctaagcttgtgaagagtgattttgctaattgggtttttcgtATCAAGTCTCATTTGAATCACAGCTCAACAAATCTTTGGATAATCATCGAGCAATGTTACTACCCGCATGATCCAGACAACCTTACGCCAAGAGAAGAGGCAGATAAATCAATACAATAACGCGGCCTTGTTCATCCTCCAATCCGTGGTGCCTCCCGAAGATCTAGCTCACTTTGCGTCCTTTCTCTCATGCAAAGTATTGTTGGGAACATATTTCCTCCCTGTACAAGGGAAGTTCAAGCATTCAACAgtccaactttgaggtggttctcGATGAGGC is from Triticum aestivum cultivar Chinese Spring chromosome 1B, IWGSC CS RefSeq v2.1, whole genome shotgun sequence and encodes:
- the LOC123124998 gene encoding cytochrome P450 89A2; the encoded protein is MEAWLLLPVALLLPLLIVLLAQRVAAGAGKAKNGSHIPPGPLALPLLGSLLWLRHSSADVEPLLRRLMVRYGPVVSLRVGSRLSIFVADRRVAHAALVERGAALADRPAVTRGLFGETGNTVARASYGPAWRLLRRNLVSETLHPTRVRLFAPARAWVRRVLADKLLRESGPGVEAATRGVLVMEAFRYAMFCLLVLMCFGERLDEASVRAVGAAQRDWLLYVARKTSVFAFWPAVTKHLFRGRLKMGLALRRRQKELFLPLIDARWERKKQINRGAGVVLPMAETTFEHSYVDTLLDIKLPEEEAGRALTDDEMVILCSEFLIAGTDTTATGLQWIMAELVKNPAIQEKLYDEIRTTTGGDQAEVSEEDIHKMPYLKAVVLEGLRRHPPAHFVLPHKAMEDMEIDGYLIPKGATVNFMVAEMGRDEREWEKPMEFVPERFLPGGDGEGVDVAGSREIRMMPFGVGRRICAGLGVAMLHLEYFVANLVNEFEWREVPGDEVDFAEKPEFTVVMANPLCARLVPRSRS